Part of the Solwaraspora sp. WMMA2065 genome is shown below.
ACGGCGACGCCCAGCCCGTGGCTGACCAGGTCGAGCAGCCAGTGCACGTCGTTGACCTCGAAGGCGACCCGGCGATCGACACCGGCGACGGCCATCGCCTGGTCGACGACGTCCCGGCTTATCCAGCCCGGGGAGAAGTCGACGAAGGTCTCACCGGCAAGCTCGCCCAGGTCGACCTCGGCACGTTCGCGCAGCGGATGGTCCGGCCCGCAGGCCAGCACCATCGGCTCGGTGCGGATCGGGGCCAGTGTCACACCGGTCGGCGAGCTGGCCGGCATCGACACGAAGGCGAGATCGAGGTCGCCGGTGCGGACCCGCTCGACCAGGTCCGCCGAACCGCCCTGCCGGAGCCGGATCTCGACGCCAGGATGGGCGGCGTGGAACCGGGCCAGCACCGCCGGCAGGTCGACCGCGCCCAGACACTGCAGGGTGCCGACCGCCAGCCGGCCGCGCAGCAGCCCTCGAACCGCGGCCACCGCGTCCTTGGCGGCGGCGACGTTGGACAGGGCATGTCGGGCCTCGGAGAGCAGCGCCCGCCCCTCGTTGGTCAGCTCGACGCTTCGGGTGTTGCGGACGAACAGGCTGGCCCCCAGCTCCCGTTCCAGCGAGCGGATGGACGCCGACAGGCCGGACTGCGCGACGTGCATCCGCTCGGCGGCCCGGGTGAAGTGCCGCTCCTCGGCGACCGCCACGAAGTACTCGAGCTGACGCAGCTCCACGATTCATCACCAAAACTGATCGCCGGGATCGGATCCTTCTGTTGGACAGCTTAACCGCAGGGTAAGAGGGTGGAACCCGGGCGCGTGGGGTACGACAACCGCGCCCACGGACCATCCCGTAGAGGAGACTTCATGCACACCCGTCACATCGGTGACGTCGCCGTCGGGGCGATCGGCCTCGGCGGCATGCCGATGTCCATCGAGGGCCGGCCCGACGAGCAGAGGTCGATCGCCACGATCCACGCCGCGCTGGACGCCGGTGTCACCCTGATCGACACCGCCGACGCCTATCACCTGTACGCCGACGACGTCGGCCACAACGAGTCGTTGATCGCCCACGCCGTGGCGACCTTCGGCGGTGACACGTCCGACGTGCTGATCGCCACCAAGGGCGGCCACCTGCGACCCGGCGACGGCTCGTGGACCAAGAACGGCTCGCCCGACTACCTGAAGAGCGCCTGCGAGGCGTCGCTGAAACGGCTCGGCGTCGAGGCGATCGGCCTCTACCAGTTCCACCGGCC
Proteins encoded:
- a CDS encoding LysR family transcriptional regulator; protein product: MELRQLEYFVAVAEERHFTRAAERMHVAQSGLSASIRSLERELGASLFVRNTRSVELTNEGRALLSEARHALSNVAAAKDAVAAVRGLLRGRLAVGTLQCLGAVDLPAVLARFHAAHPGVEIRLRQGGSADLVERVRTGDLDLAFVSMPASSPTGVTLAPIRTEPMVLACGPDHPLRERAEVDLGELAGETFVDFSPGWISRDVVDQAMAVAGVDRRVAFEVNDVHWLLDLVSHGLGVAVVPQFFTTKRTAARFAPITDPPCWNVAVATASGRHPSTAATALMSLDGLRPRS